GTCCTTCAGGTCTCCCAGCTGCGGCAGCCCTGCGCCACCCTCAACGTGCGTTTCGGGATTCCGGACATGGCGCGGCGGGTTCAGGAATCGGGGCGTGTCGGTTGGTACTACCGGGTGCTGAAGCCGGGCTCCGTTTCCCCGGATAGCTGTCTGGTCCTTCTCCAGCGCCCGCGCCCGGAATGGCCACTGAGCCGGGTCGCGCACCTGCTGTTCCACGATCCCGGGGATCTCGCCGGGATCGAAGGCCTGCTGGCCGTTTCCGAGCTGGCGGCGGTCCAGCGGGGCCTGCTCCAGAAGCGCCTGGCGACGGGTCGCGTGGAAGACTGGTCCGGGCGGCTGGGCGAGCCTACACCCAACACGTG
The nucleotide sequence above comes from Thiohalorhabdus denitrificans. Encoded proteins:
- a CDS encoding MOSC domain-containing protein codes for the protein MRSRLKALLMGTVQPLTERGPASGIHKTPVARSLWLGEEGLEGDAQGNRRHHGGPDKALHHYPWEHYAHWRGLPHPPEILGAPGAFGENLSTEGLTEAEVCLGDILSLGEAVLQVSQLRQPCATLNVRFGIPDMARRVQESGRVGWYYRVLKPGSVSPDSCLVLLQRPRPEWPLSRVAHLLFHDPGDLAGIEGLLAVSELAAVQRGLLQKRLATGRVEDWSGRLGEPTPNT